One Tamlana carrageenivorans genomic region harbors:
- a CDS encoding sulfate adenylyltransferase subunit 1 yields MLNNNQLLRFTTAGSVDDGKSTLIGRLLYDSKSIFEDQLEAIETTSKKKGHEGVDLALFTDGLRDEREQGITIDVAYRYFTTPKRKFIIADTPGHIQYTRNMVTGASTANVATILIDARHGVIEQTKRHAFIASLLQIPHVIVCINKMDLVDFSEEVFNNIVAQFEEIASKLLVKDVRFIPVSALLGDNVVNRSENMPWYQGAPMLHTLETMHISSDINKVDGRFPVQTVLRPQNDSHRDYRGYAGRIASGIFRPGDDVTVMPSGFTSKIKTIDTLDGKLDEAFAPMSVSITLEDDIDISRGDMIVRSKNQPDASQDIEVMLCWLHNDTAKPRAKYSIRHTSNDQKAMIKEIIYKIDIETLDRITDDSALKMNDISKVKIRTTKPLMVDSYRENRTTGSFILVDDATNETVAAGMVI; encoded by the coding sequence ATGTTAAACAACAACCAACTCCTAAGATTCACAACAGCAGGAAGTGTAGACGACGGCAAAAGCACCTTAATCGGACGTCTACTATACGATTCAAAATCTATATTCGAAGACCAATTAGAAGCTATTGAAACCACCAGTAAAAAGAAAGGCCATGAAGGAGTCGATTTAGCATTATTCACCGATGGGTTAAGAGACGAGCGTGAACAAGGTATTACCATCGACGTGGCTTACCGATATTTTACGACGCCTAAACGTAAATTTATAATCGCCGATACCCCAGGACATATTCAGTATACCAGAAATATGGTTACCGGTGCCTCAACAGCCAATGTGGCTACCATCCTTATCGATGCGCGCCACGGTGTTATAGAGCAAACCAAGCGTCATGCTTTTATTGCTTCCTTATTACAAATACCACATGTTATTGTGTGTATTAATAAAATGGATTTAGTTGATTTTTCAGAGGAGGTATTTAACAATATCGTAGCTCAATTCGAAGAAATTGCGTCTAAGTTATTAGTGAAAGATGTGCGTTTTATTCCTGTGAGCGCCCTTTTAGGGGATAATGTTGTGAATAGATCGGAAAATATGCCTTGGTACCAAGGCGCGCCGATGTTGCATACCTTAGAAACCATGCATATTAGTAGCGACATCAATAAAGTGGATGGTCGTTTTCCAGTACAAACCGTGCTACGCCCACAAAATGATTCTCACAGAGATTATCGAGGCTACGCGGGCCGAATTGCTAGTGGTATCTTTAGACCGGGTGATGATGTTACCGTGATGCCTTCTGGTTTTACCTCTAAAATAAAAACAATAGACACTTTAGACGGCAAACTTGATGAAGCCTTTGCGCCGATGTCGGTTTCTATAACCCTAGAAGACGATATCGACATAAGCCGTGGCGATATGATTGTACGTTCCAAAAACCAACCCGATGCCTCTCAAGATATTGAGGTCATGCTATGTTGGTTACACAACGATACAGCAAAACCAAGAGCAAAATACAGTATCAGACACACATCTAATGATCAAAAAGCGATGATTAAAGAAATCATTTATAAAATTGATATCGAAACCTTAGATCGTATTACAGACGATAGCGCGCTTAAAATGAATGACATCTCTAAGGTTAAAATTAGAACTACAAAACCACTTATGGTCGATTCTTACCGAGAAAACAGAACAACAGGTAGTTTTATTCTCGTTGATGACGCCACGAATGAAACCGTTGCAGCTGGCATGGTGATATAG
- a CDS encoding GIY-YIG nuclease family protein, producing the protein MKTYYVYMLQCQDNSFYIGVTSNLTRRITEHNTGKDKGSYTYNKRPVVLKWFAEFTDINIAIQKEKQLKGWSRRKKQALIEEDWDKLVEFSKNYTEYGGVK; encoded by the coding sequence TTGAAAACTTATTATGTTTATATGCTACAATGCCAAGATAATTCATTTTACATCGGAGTCACTTCTAATTTAACAAGACGCATAACGGAACATAATACAGGAAAAGACAAAGGCTCTTACACTTATAATAAAAGGCCTGTAGTTTTAAAATGGTTTGCAGAATTTACTGATATTAACATAGCAATTCAAAAAGAAAAACAGTTAAAAGGCTGGAGCAGAAGAAAAAAACAAGCTTTAATAGAAGAAGATTGGGATAAACTTGTAGAATTTTCGAAAAATTATACTGAATATGGTGGCGTTAAATAA
- the cysD gene encoding sulfate adenylyltransferase subunit CysD — translation MSKYYLNYLDELESEAIYVLREVWAQFENPVILFSGGKDSILVTHLAKKAFYPAKIPFPLMHVDTGHNFPETIQFRDDIIKGLGATLIVGSVQESIDDGRVAEEKGKNATRNALQITTLLDAIEANKIDCAIGGGRRDEEKARAKERFFSHRDDFGQWDPKNQRPELWNIFNGKHFEGEHFRAFPISNWTEMDVWNYIKRENIAIPSLYYAHEREVVWRQDTWIPNSEFLVLEDHEEIVTKKIRFRTLGDITITGGIESEADTLEKIADEVAGMRQTERGNRSDDKRSESAMEDRKRQGYF, via the coding sequence ATGAGTAAGTACTATTTAAATTATCTCGATGAATTAGAGTCTGAAGCGATTTACGTGTTACGCGAAGTTTGGGCGCAATTCGAAAACCCTGTTATTTTATTTTCAGGAGGTAAAGATTCTATCTTAGTCACACACTTAGCTAAAAAAGCATTTTACCCGGCTAAAATCCCCTTCCCTTTAATGCATGTGGATACCGGACATAATTTCCCAGAAACGATACAATTTAGAGATGATATCATTAAAGGTTTAGGCGCTACCCTTATTGTGGGGTCTGTACAAGAATCCATTGATGACGGACGTGTAGCCGAAGAAAAAGGAAAAAATGCTACTCGTAATGCTTTACAAATTACAACGCTTCTCGATGCTATTGAAGCCAACAAAATAGATTGTGCTATTGGTGGCGGCCGTCGCGATGAAGAAAAAGCTCGAGCTAAAGAACGTTTCTTCTCTCATAGAGACGATTTCGGACAATGGGATCCAAAAAACCAACGTCCAGAATTATGGAACATCTTTAACGGAAAGCATTTTGAAGGCGAACACTTTAGGGCCTTCCCTATTTCAAACTGGACCGAAATGGACGTTTGGAACTACATTAAAAGAGAAAACATCGCCATACCATCACTTTACTATGCTCATGAACGCGAAGTGGTATGGAGACAAGACACTTGGATTCCAAATTCGGAGTTCTTAGTCCTTGAAGACCATGAAGAAATTGTCACTAAAAAAATCCGTTTCAGAACTTTGGGTGACATCACGATCACCGGTGGTATAGAATCAGAAGCCGATACCTTAGAAAAAATTGCCGATGAAGTTGCTGGCATGCGCCAAACAGAAAGAGGCAATAGAAGTGACGACAAACGCTCAGAATCTGCTATGGAAGATCGTAAGCGTCAGGGGTATTTTTGA
- the cysC gene encoding adenylyl-sulfate kinase — translation MEKNITNHEYKICRLERQKLNGHNSFLIFFTGLSGSGKSTLANALEERLNSEKKHTYVLDGDNVRRGINQNLGFSPEDRSENNRRIGEISKLFIDAGLVVLAAFVAPYQKDRQFIKDTVTPENFVEVFVNTSLEVCEQRDVKGLYKKARAGEIKNMTGISAPYEAPINPDVEVSHLNTIEESVDIIYQAIKNKLELRTHE, via the coding sequence ATGGAAAAAAACATAACCAACCACGAATACAAAATATGTCGATTAGAGCGACAAAAGCTCAATGGCCATAATTCCTTTTTAATTTTTTTCACCGGGCTTTCGGGTTCAGGAAAATCGACTTTAGCAAACGCTTTAGAAGAACGATTGAATTCAGAAAAAAAACACACCTATGTATTGGATGGCGATAATGTGAGGCGTGGTATTAATCAAAATTTAGGATTTTCTCCCGAAGACCGTTCAGAAAACAACCGCCGTATTGGTGAAATTTCTAAACTTTTTATCGATGCTGGCTTAGTGGTATTAGCAGCTTTCGTGGCGCCTTATCAAAAAGACCGTCAATTTATAAAGGATACGGTAACTCCTGAAAATTTTGTGGAAGTTTTCGTGAATACCAGCCTCGAAGTTTGTGAACAACGTGACGTTAAAGGACTCTACAAAAAAGCAAGAGCTGGAGAAATTAAAAATATGACGGGCATATCAGCGCCTTACGAAGCGCCTATAAACCCAGATGTGGAAGTATCACACCTAAATACTATTGAAGAATCGGTAGACATCATATATCAAGCTATTAAAAATAAATTAGAACTAAGAACCCATGAGTAA
- a CDS encoding DUF2061 domain-containing protein, with product MSKKIHKRHIIKAITWRIIGTLDTILLSWLISGDPFIGLKVGAFEVVTKMLLYYLHEQIWFRINITSSKKRHLFKTITWRIVGTLDTMILAWVITGNPLTGLSIGAAEVLSKMLLYYLHERAWYKIDFGLEKRKRLSEWKKT from the coding sequence GTGTCTAAAAAAATACATAAAAGACATATAATTAAAGCCATTACTTGGCGTATCATCGGGACTTTAGATACGATTCTATTGTCTTGGTTAATCTCTGGAGACCCGTTTATAGGGTTAAAAGTTGGTGCTTTCGAAGTGGTTACCAAAATGCTTTTGTATTACCTGCATGAGCAAATTTGGTTTAGAATAAATATCACCTCTAGTAAAAAAAGACACCTCTTCAAAACCATTACTTGGCGCATTGTAGGTACCCTAGACACCATGATATTAGCCTGGGTCATTACAGGAAACCCGCTAACAGGATTAAGCATTGGTGCTGCAGAAGTCCTTTCAAAAATGCTTTTATATTACCTACACGAACGGGCTTGGTATAAAATAGATTTTGGATTAGAAAAGAGAAAACGATTATCCGAATGGAAAAAAACATAA